The genomic window CTTGCGACGGATCCGGTAGCCGAAGCGCTGTTCCTCTCGGCCATCGCCTGGCTGGAACAGAGCACGGCCATCGGCGACCTCGGCCGCGCCCACCTGCTGTACGGGGAGTGGCTCCGCCGTATGAAACGCCGGAGGGATGCCCGAGAGCAACTGAGGACGGCGCTCTCCATCTTCGAAGATGCCGGCGCCCCCGCGTTCGCGGCCCGAGCGCGGTCGGAACTGGCGGCCACCGGGGAGCAATCACCCCGGACGGAGGTCTCCGGGGTGGCCTCGCTGACTCCGCGCGAGGCCACGATCGCCAGCATGGCAGCTGCCGGCAACACGAATCAGGAGATCAGCTCCACTCTTTTCATCAGCACGAACACCGTCGACTACCACCTCCGAAAGGTGTTCAGGAAGCTCGGCGTGAGCTCCCGCCGCCAACTCGCCGACACTCTCGGCCCAGGCGCCTCGTAGGCACGACTACGAGAACCACGTGGTTCGCTCGCAGCGCCGTCCCGGCACGATCGGTGGCATCACCCACCTTTCCGCAGGGAGGCCACGATGCCATTCGTCACCACTGAAGACGGCGCCCAGATCTTCTACAAGGACTGGGGCGCCGACGGCTCGCCGGTGATCCTCAGCCATGGCTGGCCACTGAACGCCGACGCGTGGGATGCCGCAGCCCGCTTCCTCGCAGAGAACGGCCACCGCGCCATCGCCCACGACCGGCGTGGGCACGGCCGTTCCAGCCAGACGTGGCACGGCAACGAGATGGACACGTACGCCGACGACCTCGCCTGTCTCGTCGAGAACCTCGACCTCACCGACGTCACCCTCGTCGGGCACTCCACCGGTGGGGGCGAGATCGTCCGGTACATCGGCCGCCACGGCACCGCCCGCATCGCCAAGCTGGTGCTGGTCTCCGCCGTGCCACCGCTGATGCTTCAGACCGAAGACAACCCGGCAGGGCTGCCGATCGCCGTATTCGACGGGATTCGCGCCGGCGAGGCATCCGATCGTTCACAGCTCTATCGCGATCTCGCGGACGGTCCGTTCTTCGGCAACAACCGCAACAACGACATCTCGCAAGGTGTGCGCGATGCGTTCTGGTTGCAGTCGATGGCCTGTGGGCACCGGGCAGCCTACGAATGCATCGCCGCCTTCTCCGCCACCGACTTCCGCGACGACCTGGGCAAGGTCGACGTCCCGACGCTGGTGATCCACGGCGATGACGACCAGATCGTCCCGTTCGAGGTGGGCGGCAAGCGCTCCGCCGACGTGATCGCGGGTGCCACGTTGACCGTGTACGAAGGCGGCGCCCACGGGCTGCCCGACACCGACCGTGACCGCCTGCACGCAGACCTGCTCCGATTCATCCGCGCGTGAAACGAACCCGAAGGCGAGAACCCATGAACGACAAGCCCCCCATCGTCCTCGTCCACGGACTGTGGATGACTCCCTCCAGCTGGGACACCTGGGGCAACCGGTACCGCGATCAGGGCCATGAGGTCATCGTGCCGGGATGGCCGGGGATCGGCGATCGGACTCCGCAGGACGTGCGCGCCAATCCCACGGCACTGGAGGGTCGCACGATCACCGAGATCGTCGACTCCTATGACCGCATCATCCGCGCCCTGCCGGAACCTCCCATCATCATGGGCCACTCCTTCGGGGGCATCTTCATCCAGATGCTGCTGGATCGCGGGCTCGGTCTCGCCGGAGTGGGCGTCGAACCCGGGCAGCCCGCCGGCGTGCTCGCACTGCCATGGTCCACGCTTCGGACCGGCCTCCCGATTCTCGCCAACCCGTTCCGCATCAACAAGGCGAGCAGGTTCTCCCGGCGACACTTCCACTACACGTTCGGCAACGACCTCACCCGCGCCGAATCCGATGCGGAGTGGGAGGCGAGTGCCGTCAACTCCGTGAACCGGGTGTTCTTCGAGGGCGTGCTGTCGCTGCCCAAGAAGAAGACCGGCATCACCAAGGTCGACTTCCACAAGCCCGGCCGGGCCCCACTGCTGCTGATCTCCGGCGGCATCGACCACGTCGCACCACCGGCCATACAGAAGGCCACCCTCCGGAAGTACCAGTCCGGGCCGTCGCTCGTCGAACGGATCGAGTTCCCGGGACGCACCCACCGGATCGTCAGTCAGGACGGCTGGGAAGAGGTCGCAGACTACGCACTCCAGTGGGCACTCACCCACTCCGCCGCCGTGAAGCCCGACACGGCGACGAACCGTTAGCGCGATCCGCACGATCATCCGCCGACTGCCCGACGGCTGAACCGTCGAGGTCGAGATCCACCACCCGCACAACGAAAGGCAACATCATGCGCAAGCCCACCCGCAGAGGCATCGCGGCACTCGCTGTCGCCGCTGCACTCTCGCTCGCCGCACTCGGGGGTGCAGCGTTCCCCGCCGCCGCGTCGAGCGCATCGCAGACGCAGACTGCGAAGAACCTGCCGGCCCCGGCGATCAAGCCCACGATCGTCTTCGTGCACGGCGCGTTCGCCGACTCCAGTGGCTGGAGCCTCGTCGCGGCGGGTCTCCAGGCCAAGGGATACCCGGTCATCTCGTTCTCGAACCCGCTGCGCGGCCCGCAACACGACGGCGAGTATCTGCGACAGTTCCTCAGCACCATCAGCGGCCCCGTCGTCCTCGTCGGCCACTCGTACGGCGGAGCTGTGATCAGCAACGGCGCCACCGGCAACCCGAACGTCAAGTCGCTCGTCTACATCGCCGCCTACGCGCTCGCCGAAGGGGAGTCGGTTCAGGCTGCCAACGCACTGGGGGGAGGCCACACCGACGTCATCGACCATCTGGTCCTCCGGCCCTTCCCCGGAGCGACCGCCGGAGACGCCGACGCCTACATCGACCCCGAATTCTTCCCGCAGCTTTTCGCGCAGGACATCCCCAAGTCGGTCGCTCAGAGCATGGCCGGCTCCCAGCGGCCCGGCGCTCTCGCTTCGCTCGTCGTGCCTTCCGGCCCCGCGGCGTGGGAGACCATCCCGAGCTGGTACATGGTCGCCAAGAACGACCGGATCATCCCGCCCGAAGCCGAGCGTGCCATGGCCGCCCGCGCCAACGCCACCACGGTCGAGGTGAACAGCTCGCACGTCCCCATGATCAGCCAGCCCCAGAAGGTGATCTCGCTGATCATCGACGCCTCCAAGTAGCGGAATGGATGCTGGTCGCCGCGAGCCGTTGCGACCAGCATCCGTCCGCTCGCCAAGGCTGCCTCCGATGCGCCCGCGACTGCGGGCAGTCGGGGGCTGGGCTGCATCCGGCCTGCGACTCGGGTCTACGACACCTGGGTCCAATGACGCACGATGTCGTCGCGTTCGACGAGGAACCGATCATCCTCGGGGTAGTAGACGGCGGTGTCGATGTCCGCGCCCGCGAAGCCCGTGATCGCCTCCAGGCTCTCCCAGCGCGAGACCGTCACGATCTCGGTGGTGCCGTCGCCGAGGTCGCGCGTCAGCATCCATGCATCGAGGTTGCCGGGCGTCTCGCGATATTCCGTCATGCCGGTGCGCTCGATGTAGGCGACGTACTCGTCGACATCCTCACTCCGCACACTGCCGCGCCACATCCGGACGATGCTCCTCTGCCCAGTCATGCCGCTATTGTGCGCGGAATCCGGATGCCGCGCACCCGGGTGGTCCGACAGGTACCACGCGAATCCCGCCAGCCGTCGGCACACCTCGCCCCGCTGAACGATCGCTAGCGGCGCTTCCGCAGCAGCTCGAGGTCGTGGATGTCCGCGGAGCGAAGCTCGTACCCCTCGCGGAAGCGCAGCTGCTGGGCGACGGAGAGGCAAGGGATCACCGAGCCGTCGATCGTGCCCGTGGCGAATCCGTCCGACGCGTAGTGGAAGCTGTCGCCGCCCAGACCCGCCTGCTCTCCGCTGCCGTCTTCGGCGAATGCCACGGGATGCACGTCGACGGCTTGACCGTCGGGGGCCGTGAG from Microbacterium sp. ProA8 includes these protein-coding regions:
- a CDS encoding alpha/beta hydrolase, coding for MPFVTTEDGAQIFYKDWGADGSPVILSHGWPLNADAWDAAARFLAENGHRAIAHDRRGHGRSSQTWHGNEMDTYADDLACLVENLDLTDVTLVGHSTGGGEIVRYIGRHGTARIAKLVLVSAVPPLMLQTEDNPAGLPIAVFDGIRAGEASDRSQLYRDLADGPFFGNNRNNDISQGVRDAFWLQSMACGHRAAYECIAAFSATDFRDDLGKVDVPTLVIHGDDDQIVPFEVGGKRSADVIAGATLTVYEGGAHGLPDTDRDRLHADLLRFIRA
- a CDS encoding alpha/beta hydrolase — translated: MNDKPPIVLVHGLWMTPSSWDTWGNRYRDQGHEVIVPGWPGIGDRTPQDVRANPTALEGRTITEIVDSYDRIIRALPEPPIIMGHSFGGIFIQMLLDRGLGLAGVGVEPGQPAGVLALPWSTLRTGLPILANPFRINKASRFSRRHFHYTFGNDLTRAESDAEWEASAVNSVNRVFFEGVLSLPKKKTGITKVDFHKPGRAPLLLISGGIDHVAPPAIQKATLRKYQSGPSLVERIEFPGRTHRIVSQDGWEEVADYALQWALTHSAAVKPDTATNR
- a CDS encoding alpha/beta hydrolase, with amino-acid sequence MRKPTRRGIAALAVAAALSLAALGGAAFPAAASSASQTQTAKNLPAPAIKPTIVFVHGAFADSSGWSLVAAGLQAKGYPVISFSNPLRGPQHDGEYLRQFLSTISGPVVLVGHSYGGAVISNGATGNPNVKSLVYIAAYALAEGESVQAANALGGGHTDVIDHLVLRPFPGATAGDADAYIDPEFFPQLFAQDIPKSVAQSMAGSQRPGALASLVVPSGPAAWETIPSWYMVAKNDRIIPPEAERAMAARANATTVEVNSSHVPMISQPQKVISLIIDASK
- a CDS encoding amino acid transporter yields the protein MESSQVVDLFRAFAAAELRVWLAGGWAVDAIVGRQTRAHGDMDVAVDTQDLPGLLELLGDRSFVVTIDWAPSRLELTAPDGQAVDVHPVAFAEDGSGEQAGLGGDSFHYASDGFATGTIDGSVIPCLSVAQQLRFREGYELRSADIHDLELLRKRR